The sequence below is a genomic window from Apodemus sylvaticus chromosome 6, mApoSyl1.1, whole genome shotgun sequence.
TTTATGTTGCTGCTGCCCGGTCAcctcctccacatccttggcatCCCTTGTTTACTCTGTGATGTTTAGGGTGATTTTACTTTTTTAGCTCAAGTCTCTGCAACACATCTGCATTGTTGCTTGTGTCAGGGTTTGTTCATTTTATGCTGAGCATCAGTCTGGGGTCTAGGTAGTCACAGTCTGTCATCTACGCCTTGGACATCAAGGCTGTTCTGCTTCTGGCTGTGATGAGCAGAGCTGCGCTGAGTGTGGATGCACAggtttcactgtgtgtgtgtgtgtatgtgtgtgtgtgtgtgtgtacacacgtgtacGCACATATTTCAGCCTTCACCTTTCTGCAGCGGTGGGTGCCAGCTACTGTTATAGGAAACCACCCAACTCATTCTGGATCTGGTTGCTACATTTTTCTATGCCCTGAAAATACTTGGCTTTGCAGGTGACTgagacttctttattttttaatactacaTGTTCAGACTTAGGAAGCATAGTGAAAGAAATGGTTGGATACCCTAAATTAACAGCTTTTAAATCAAAGTGAAATGATAAGTCATAATTATGAGGCCACTGGCTAAAAAAATCAGATGGGTTAACCAGTGTGGttattaaattttatgtatttaaaaatggtGTTGTTCAAAATAATTACCCCTAGCTGTCTATTCTTAAAGTGCATTAggatgaaataaaatgaagaattcaGTGAGTCGCATGTAGGTGGTGGCAACTTCAGCACAGACAGTGTTTTTATCATTTCAGAAAGTTCTTTTGGGCAGTGATAATCTAGAAATCTATttccaggtttgtttgttttttttgtgtgtgtgtgaaagcattaaaaacaaaacaaaacaccatccgTCCTttatcttcttctctttctctgggaCTTTCCCTTCTTCACGGAAGTCCTTGAGCCAGGGAGGCAGCCCGGGTgacctgtctctgtgtgtgtcacgTGTCCACATGGAGCTGGCACAggaggtgatgatggtggtgatggcttTATTCTCTGCTCCTGTGAACTAGGTGTCTCATTATTATCtagatgaggatgaggaggagccAGAAGAGGAGGACCAGGAGATAAAAGACAAGAGCCTGCCCAGGTGGCAGATCTGGCTTGCCATTGAACGATCTCGAGCCCAGAGGCACTGGCGGCCCTGGCGGCCCGATAAGACCAAGAAGCAAACAGAGGAAGACTGTGAGGACCCCGAAAGACAGGCATGTAGCCTTCACTATAGCAGAAACCTGCCCTCACCTCCttcgtgcatgtgtgcgtgtgtgcatgacACTGCGAGAGAGCATCCTCCCCTCTTATTCTCCACCTATTctttcaaggcagggtctctccctggaTGCTCTTGAATTTCTAGGCTAGCCTAGAAGCCAGCAAACCCCAGTGATGCTTATGTCACTATCCTTGgatctggggttacaggcgtcCTCTTAAGTAGGTGCCGAGAGATCTGAACCACGAGTCTCATGATTCTGACCCCccagatgtgtttgtttgtttgtccattGTTGTATTGATGCTGTGTAGTCCCAACTGGTCTTCTGTGCCTCCATACCTGCTAAGAAGTGCTAATTTGATGCCTGGACTTGATCCCATTTTATACGATACCAGGTATTGTTTGGCTTGTGATGCTATGCGTGTAGATCAGGGGAACTCCTCGGTGGATGAGGCTCCTGTGAGCATCCCTGCCAGAGAGGCGCCTTACAGGGCGTGTCACCTCCTGCCTGTTGCTTGTTGCTTTTGCCTACATGCTATTTTATGGCCTCTGCTCAGGGCTGAAAGGGCATCTGATGTGGAGCATGGAGGCCTCTGCACTGGCAGTGTTTGAGGTGCAAGGAGTGGCCAATCCGGAGCTAGCAGGCAGAGTAGGGCTGGACCAGAAGCAACCTCCGAGGACACCCCAGCGGGCGTTTGTGGGCAGCAGAGAGCCTGGGAGGTCCCAGTCCTTCCCTGGCTGAGGCTCCTGAGTGTCAAAGGGAGGACCATTTGTTTGGGTGTTTGAGGATTTTAAGAGTTCACAGTTGAGCTGATTTCTGGAGCAGACTGTCTGAGTAACTTCCTGTCACTTTGCATTTTCTCTAATCGAAACCCCAGGGAGAAAGGCTTTCGGAGTAATTATGGTTCCGTTTGTTGAATCCTGGGCAGTCCAGTTTGATTGTGCCTGCGCTTGTTTCCTCTATGAGAGGCAAAGAAAGCGGCCAGTGTGACAGCACCTCCAGAGGGACAGTGTCCTTGTCTGTGTGCTTTAAAGCGATGGTGTATCGTTGTGTTTACAGAGATTTGTTCAGTGCTCCTGTGAGTGTTTACAGCCAGCACTGTGCTTGTAGTCGCACTTTACACAGTCCATTGCTTCTGTTGTCTTCTGCTTAGCCCTGctcctgtttatctgtgtttgaACTGTTTTCACTCTGAAGCAACTTTCTGGAAAGAAACTACGAATAGTAAGCCTCCCACCCTAGAACCAAAGGTCTCTGCTACTGCTGCCTGCCAGCGGAGGCAGAAAGTCGTTCGCTTTCTAAAGTGAACGTGGGCCTAGGTCTTCTGTGAGTCCTGCAGGTGGCTTTGGAAGCTGCTGGCTCCGGGTCCTAACCCCCTTCCCAGGGCTtcctgggtgtgtgtgagtgctaaTGGCGCCCCGGGCTTCAGCCTGCCCTTCTCCAGCTGCCCACAATGCCTTGGGAGGCCTTGGGAGTCTCCGTGTTGGGAGAACACCTAGCTACTGTCTGTTAAACTTCCCTCCCTCTGACTGGTGTTGAATTAGTCTGTTCAGGAGCCGTGTGCCTGTGAGAGCCTGGGTCTCAGTGGCTCTGTCTCCTCTTGCTTACAGGTGCTGTTTGACGATATTGGGCAATCTTTGATCAGACTTTCCAGCCCGGGTCTCCAGTTCCAGCTCATTGAGGCCTTCCTGCAGTTCCTGGGCGTGCCTTCCggcttccttcccccctcctcctgcctttacctggCCATGGACGAGAGTAGCATCTTCAAGAGTGAACTTTATGATGAAAAGCCCTTGACTCACTTCAACCCTTCGTTTTCGGGCATTAGCTGTGTTGGCTACATGGAGCAGTTGGGGTGTCCCCGCTGGACCAAAGGCCACAACCGAGAGGGCGAGGAGTTTGTCCGCAACGTCTTCCACCTGGTGCTGCCTTTGTTCTCGGGCAGGCAGAAGTCCCAGCTCTGCCTCTACTGGTTACAGTACGAGATCGCAAAGGTAACAGCTTCCTCCTCACTGCACCTCAGTGTCAACCCCAAACGCACCTGCGTGTCATCCTCACAAAACTTCCTCCTCCAGCTGACTGGCAGGCAGGAGGCAGTCCCGTGCTTGGTGCCAGAGCTGTCTGTTGTCTGTGATTATCTAGGCACTTAGTGCCAAGAGGCAGCTTCAGCTTAAGCAGGGTTAGAGGATCTAGGGCTTCTCAGGCTAGGAACTAAGCTACTTACCCTGTGCTCTGTAGCTCAGCTCAGGGAGGGCGCCCAGGAGctgctctgccctctgctggccaggATTAGTACTGACTTCTTTTGGATAATGTGTTCtcgggttttatttttttttaatttattttttattttttaaatatgtcctttggtaatttcatacatgaatacaaTGTATTTAGATCATATGTATAGTTTACATGTCCCCATTTCATGTCTTCTCACAGCATACTGTGTGGCAGGCTTGAAAAGTGTTACTGACCAAGTGATTTGAGTTATCAGAAATGTGGGAAAAAGCCATGGGGTGGGGTATGTATGTTTCATGGTATCCTGCCCTCAGCGAGCTTTGCCTTTGGACAGAAGGAAAGTGTGCCTGTTTCTCTGGAGAGGGCCCAGGCCTGTGTGTTGGGTATTCGAGTAAAAACCTGGTTATGTTTCCTATGGCCATGGTAAACCCCGAGTTCATTGCCAGCTCAGGGATCTGGTGTTACCAGATTTGACAAAGGGTGTGTGGTTACCACCGCCTTGCCAGTGCCTCCTTAGCCTGACACAAACAAAGGGAGTGTTTGGGGGACcagagttgttttctttttactataGGTCATTTGGTGTCTACACACTAAAAAGAAGCGATTAAAGTCTCAGGGAAAGAACTGCAAAAAACTAGCCAAGAATCTCCTTAAGGAGCCAGAAAACCGCAACAACTTCTGCCTGTGGAAGCAGTATGCACATCTGGAGTGGCTGCTAGGCAACACAGAGGATGCCAGAAAGGTGTTCGATACAGCGCTCAGCCTGGCCGGCAGCAGTGAGCTGAAGGACCGTGAACTCTGTGAACTCAGTCTGCTCTATGCCGAGCTGGAGATGGAGCTGTCGCCGGACTCGAGAGGAGCCACCACAGGCCGAGCTGTCCACATACTAACACGGCTGACGGAGAGCAGTCCCTACGGGCCCTACACTGGGCAGGTCTTGTCCACGCAGGTGCTGAGAGCCCGGAAGGCTTATGAGCACGCTCTGGAGGACTGTCTGGGGCAGAGCTGTGCCTCCAGCCCAGCTCCTGCGGAGCCTCTGGACTGCCTGGGGAGCCTGGTGAGATGCTTCATGCTCTTCCAGTATCTGACTGTGGGAATTGATGCTGCTGCGCAGATATATGGACAGGTGTTTTCCAAGCTGAAGGGCTCTGCTCTCCCAGAAGGCCCTGGGTCAGAGGACAGCGTCAGCTCCCAGAGTTTGACCAGTGTTCTTGAGTCTGTCACCCTGATGTACACAAGTCTGCTGCGATTCCacatgaatgtttgtgtgtacCCACTGGCTCCACTCCGAGAGACCCTCTCAGAGGCTTTAAAGCTGTATCCAGGCAACCAGGTTCTTTGGAGGGCTTATATACAGATTCAGAATAAGTCGCACAGTGCTAACAAGACCAGAAGATTCTTTGACACAGTCACCAGGTCTGCCAGCCATTTGGAGCCCTGGCTGTTTGCAATCGAAGCGGAGAAGCTAAGGAAAAGGCTGGTGGAATCTGTTCAGAGGTAATTACGGGCAGCCTCCTGCATGGGCTTCACAGACCTTTATGGGATGGTTGCTGTGTTCGCAGCCCCTTGCCAGGCCTCAGGCATGTGGAAGTGGACATGGCCTGGCCTTGCCACACCTGGTGTGACTGCTCTAGCTGCGTCCAGTAACAGACCAAAAAGTAAGACCATAGGAAGTGGCTCTACCTTAGAACCGGTGGGGACTGTCTTCCTGTGCCAGGGTTCCACCTGTCTggtttctggtgtgtctgaggagctGTAATGAGAGCGTCGTGCTGTCAAGTGTAGACTATGAGGCTCTGGTGCCAGCGCCGGCTCTGCTACTTGGTACCTGGGTGGTGTGGGGCAGGCACTTTATGACAGTCTCCCCTCCTGTCAGATGGTAATCACGGAAGAACTGACTTCATGGGGTTTCCTCTCAGGTCTGGTGCAGGAGGTGCGTGGCTTGAAGGTGCAGCCTGGCAACTGTGAGCCTCTGAGGCGTTCCCTGAGAACAGCCTCGtgctttttctgtgtcttttgacATAGCTCGTTGCATCTGGAGGCTAGCGATCATCTGGGGAACATGTCAGCTTAGGAGTCATTGTTCTCTCTGGAATTTGCTTTGCTTCACATCACTGAAATCCTAACAAATTAGGATTGCTTTGAATGATACTttattttgcttggtttttgtttcttccagtgatttttttcacttgATCTGAGTCTTGTCCATTTTAAATTGAAAGGCCTTTTCTCTCCTGAGGGAGGACTTGACTTACTGATTAATGGGGTTGTGTGTGATTCCTGAGCAAGTTCGGCATATCGAAGAAACCCATTCTTGGCCAGGGCCCGTTCTTATGCCGTACCTGTACCGACTGTGACATCGGGCACAGAACTTGTCTTAGAATAACCTGAGTTCTTTCCTTGCAGGGTAGGTGGCAGGGAGGTCCACGCTACAATCCCGGAGACTGGCCTCACTCATCGGATCAGAGCTTTGTTTGAAAATGCAATTCGGAGTGACAAGGGCAGCCAGTGCCCCCTACTGTGGAGGATGTATTTGAATTTtttggtaagaaaaaaaaaacttttggacTCTCTGCTTTGGTTTTGTTAAAGCCCTATGTCTAAATTTATATATAGACAAGATGGCAGTTGTCTGTAGCCACTTCCTGGGAAGGAGGGCCTTAATTTCCACCTCTCTCTTGGGCATTGGTTAATTTTTATGTGAACCAGACTGAGTAGTGGCTCCTCTTTCAGGATGCTTGGAAGAATGAAATGCAAGAGTAATTACTGGGCCATTGCTTTCTCTGAGTTGACTTTGTTAAGTTAGTGACTTGGAAATCGGTCCAAGAGCTTTCAGTTCAGAGAAGCCGACATTCTTGCCATTCTCTTTGCAAGAACTTCCTGGTTTTGACTTAACTTTGTTATTAAAAGATAAGGTTCTGTGAAGAGTGAGATTTTGAGTGGACATGTAGATTAGTTCTAGCATGCCAGACCTTGGGTTCAGTCTCTAGTACCGctagaaagaaaggcagaggaagacaggCTGGCCTAGTTCTTAGAAGCCATGTGGGTGCTACCCAGTCCAGCTCTTGGTGCATGGAGTGAAAGCAGGCACATTCTTAGGTGTGGAGCTGTAGCAAAGTGATAGGCACCTAGGTCTGTGCTGTGGCCTTCagtcattggtgtgtgtgtgtgtgtgtgtgtgtgtacacgtacatacatgtggaggccaaaaTGTCAACCTTGGGCACCCTTCCTTGGGTGTAtttcactgtttgtttgtttgtttgtttgaattgaAATGGTCTCTTTCACATGGCTTAGAACTTACATCAGGCGAGGCTGGCTGGCCTGAGATCCACAGGGCTTCTGCCTCCCGATGTTGTGATACAGCTCTGTGCTACcatgcttgcttttgtttttgtttggcttttactTGTATTCTGGGGATCTTTGTGTTTGTATGACAAGCATTTTAGCAGCTGAACTGTGTCCCCAACACACTCAGAGGAATTCTTTAGAGCCGGAAGCCTAGGTTTGTGGCTGAATTCCATGCGGAACAGAGGGTTGCATGGGGAGATGGTATTTATGGTGTGTCCTGATTTGACTGCCTGGCAGCCTGGTACAGCTAACAGGAAACTCTGGCTTTAGtcactctcccccctccccccgtccCCCAGTCTCAGCCCTTCTAAGCAAAGGAAAGAGCTTTAGAGCGAAGTGGGGATGCGTGAATGTTTGGCAGCTTCATGTCCAAAGTGTTCAGATGGACACAGAGAACGGTCAGATGACAGAACTTTGATTTCGAGGCTGCAGGGAGCTGGATATGCGTGGGTTGTATACCGAAAACTACTGTTGATTTGAAATGAAAGGTCTGGGCCCCTACGGAGTTTGTATGTTTGATGAGGTAGTGTTAAAACCAGGGATTAATTAGAGCAGTGACTTTGCCTGGCTGTTCCTGAGGTACCTGAGTGGGCTCCTAGCTGTAAAGTAACTACagttggaagaaagaaaggaaagaaagacttaAAGCTGCAGTTCGAGCTGTGGGCTCGAGGACAGGTGAGAGCCGCTGGGTAAGGCTGTAGGGAGGGCGGCTTGCCTGAGTCCTCGAGATGGCGTGCAGACACGCTGCGTGCTAGCATGCTTCCTTTCCCTGCAGTAATGTCGAGGGCGTTAAACCTCACTGTTGGTTGGATatagaaaaaagagaaatcagacagacagcAGCTAAGTTTCCTACTTAGGCTGAACTTCAGCAGGTGGCAGCCTCAGTGTGAGGGCTCTCCCAGCTGTTAACGGTGTGCACATCAGCACTTTGAGTCAAGCTGGTGGCAGTGTTGAGACAGTGGCAGCTTCCTTCAGTACTCTGGCCGTGAACTTACACAGTATTGAAGGACATTTTAGTAGATGAGCCAGGCATCCATTATGGGACCACATATGCACACTGTAGAAAGTCTCACTACATCAAAGGGAGCTGTGGTATTAACGGTTGCCACCGTTAGGTATTCTTTACCTCCTTGTAATTGCTGTTCATCTGTTGGCTGCAGATCTTAGGCTGTTTTAGAAAGGCCTTCATTTTCAGGGCTAGGAGAAAACTCACTACACACTGAGTACTGAgtgctctccttcctctctctacttTCTTCCTCTCACCTGTCCTCCGCCcatcttttccttccctctcccaactCTCCTTCCCCTTGAAGCAAAGGCAAACGGGAAGCTCGTtataggagcatggcagcatagTGCAGCCAGGGCAGCAGCTGTGCCCAGTGAAGTCAGGGTACAGTGGCCTCTAGACTCTGATgggaaattttacttttaataacGGGCAAATTtgccttttgatttttatttattcattgtcttGAGACAGGCTAGTTTAGGATttgttatcctcctgcctcagcctcccctaGCAGATGTACCATCATGTTTGTCGTGTAATGCCTCTCAAGAGAAATGATGTAACTAGTACCCAGGGGATCCCAGTTTCTTGGTTGTCTGAATATAATGTTCTTAAAATAGCAGATGACTTTCCATGTGCCAAGTCCTTAGCCTCACCTCATGAACATCTCACTAACACCCAGATATGATAGTGTTATAAAGGGGACACGTGGAGTTAACACATCTAACACAGCCGAGCTGGAGAGTGTGCTCTGGCCCTGGGAACCATCCCCCTCTTGCCAAGATGGTGTCCGCCCACATGCAGGCTGGCTTCTGGGTCTCAGGGCAAGTGAGGTTGTGCCATTGTCACCTTAGCTTCCCTGCCTCCATTGCTCACGTTAATCTCTTCCTAACCCAGGTTTCcttaggaaacaaagaaagaagcaaaggcaTGTTCTACAAGGCCCTGCAAAGCTGCCCTTGGGCAAAGGTAAGCTTTAAGCGCAGGGCTTGCTATCTCCAGCTTCCCAAGGCCCTTCCTGCCAGTCTCCGCCTAGCAGTGTTCGGGTGTGTGTTGCGGGGCACCAGAGTTCCTTGTGACTGTAGCAGTAGATGGTGCTCTGTGGGTGAGCTGTTTTCCCAACATTCCCCTGCAATGGCCAGAGGCCCATGTCCTACCCAGACCGAGAGGTAATGGGAAACCAAAGGGTCACGGCAGTGCCTGCCGACCCTGCTGGCCTGATAGAGTGAGGGCTTCACTCTTTACTGCCGTTCTCTGCTTTCCCAGACAATGCAGAGCTGCCTGAGCTGTCTCGGGGACAGAATGATGGGACTTGCTGGGATCCTATCTCATCTTGGGACTCTTTTGTGCTTACGGCCAGCGTTGGTCTTTCTCTGCCCTCAGGTGCTGTACATGGACGCCATGGAGTATTTCCCAGATGAGCTGCAGGAGATCCTGGATGTGATGACTGAGAAGGAGCTCCGTGTGCGTCTGCCCCTGGAGGAGCTGGAGCTACTGCTGGAGGATTAGAGTGCAGCCAGGCCTGTGCAGTCTGCAGAACCAAGAGCCGCGGCTGGGCAAGGAGcggctttctccactgtctgctGGGGCTTGGATGAATtgttttacatattatatatgtgatcTCTATGTACAGACAGTCATGCCAGTGATAAACCTTTTGTGGTTGACATGTGTGCAGCTGCCTACTCCCTCTGCGCAGCCTCCCACTGCATGTGTCCATGTTCCTGGAGTCACAGGGCTGGCCACTTCCCAATGAGACCGCCCATGCCCCGGGCTGATCATGAGAGACACACATTGCTCGCTCTCTTCCATCCAGCACAGAAGACGCTTATCCAGCCTTCCTGTCCCAAGTTACAGGGTGGCAGGTTTCTTATTATTGCTCTGGTGACAGCTGCCTTTGGACCAGGAGCATCCACAGGGCCCTCCCTGGAGCTCTGGTGTTCATGTGCTCAGTACTGTGTGGAAACCTTGGGCAGGACACCAGCACCCTCTGCAGGAACCTTGCTGGTAATCTGAACCACAGCCACTGTTCCCAGCAACAGAGCTCAGCCTGGAATAGAGGCCTGTTTGAGAATGCAGTCACTTTACTGAGGGAGACCTCTGCAGCACAGCTAGTCCCCCTGTTGTCAGCTTGGCTAGAAGGGACGGCCGCATGCCTGTATTTATGGCAGGAGTCTGCAGGGACTGTGGCTTTCTTCTGATGTTTTGAGACGGGGTGGCCGTGAGTCCTTGCTTCTCCCGCACTTGCCTCCTGGGTGTTAATACTCAATGTATT
It includes:
- the Nrde2 gene encoding nuclear exosome regulator NRDE2, encoding MALFPAFAGVSEASGDGASRKELDWLSNPSFRVGNLTSLSQQTEEVTALAPEGSPLTRSPLKSELSDESDTSEKLTQISRKKKKEKKKKRKHQHHKKAKRRQEQSSSSGSESDAEAGKDRASRSSRDGQKEPEKARQGSNVAAAAAAAPGHPSIWLEDVSTLTDVFRTDKKPDPANWEYKSLYRGDIARYKRKGDSCLGLNPKKQCISWEGASAAKRHSHRPLERYFTKKNVGLMRTEGVAVCSHPEPPSSEPVTFIPVKDSADTATPVATWLNPLGIYDQSTTQWLQGQGPAEQEPKQPDSQQDRESAALKARVEDFNRRVRENPRDTQLWMAFVAFQDEVMRSPGICALGDGEQEKHRKSLKLLLEKKLAVLERAIESNPSSVDLKLAKLQLCSEFWEPSALAKEWQKLLFLHPNNTSLWQRYLSFCQSQFGTFSVSKLHSLYGKCLSTLSAVKDGSMLSHPVLPGTEEAMFGLFLQQCHFLRQAGHSEKVISLFQAMVDFTFFKPDSVKELPTKVQVEFFEPFWDSGEPRVGEKGARGWRAWMHQQERGGWVLVTPDEDEEEPEEEDQEIKDKSLPRWQIWLAIERSRAQRHWRPWRPDKTKKQTEEDCEDPERQVLFDDIGQSLIRLSSPGLQFQLIEAFLQFLGVPSGFLPPSSCLYLAMDESSIFKSELYDEKPLTHFNPSFSGISCVGYMEQLGCPRWTKGHNREGEEFVRNVFHLVLPLFSGRQKSQLCLYWLQYEIAKVIWCLHTKKKRLKSQGKNCKKLAKNLLKEPENRNNFCLWKQYAHLEWLLGNTEDARKVFDTALSLAGSSELKDRELCELSLLYAELEMELSPDSRGATTGRAVHILTRLTESSPYGPYTGQVLSTQVLRARKAYEHALEDCLGQSCASSPAPAEPLDCLGSLVRCFMLFQYLTVGIDAAAQIYGQVFSKLKGSALPEGPGSEDSVSSQSLTSVLESVTLMYTSLLRFHMNVCVYPLAPLRETLSEALKLYPGNQVLWRAYIQIQNKSHSANKTRRFFDTVTRSASHLEPWLFAIEAEKLRKRLVESVQRVGGREVHATIPETGLTHRIRALFENAIRSDKGSQCPLLWRMYLNFLVSLGNKERSKGMFYKALQSCPWAKVLYMDAMEYFPDELQEILDVMTEKELRVRLPLEELELLLED